Within Oncorhynchus keta strain PuntledgeMale-10-30-2019 chromosome 30, Oket_V2, whole genome shotgun sequence, the genomic segment CCACCAGGGAAATGTAAGCAGTGCAACCCACCAGAGAAACAGTTGCTGTGTAACCCAGAGAAACAGCTGCTGTGTAACTCACCAGAGAAACAGCTGCTGTGTAACTCACCAGAGAAACAGCTGCTGTGTAACTCAGAGAAACAGCTGCTGTGTAACCCACCAGAGAAACAGTTGCTGTGTAACCCAGAGAAACAGCTGCTGTGTAACTCACCAGAGAAACAGCTGCTGTGTAACTCACCAGAGAAACGGCTGCTGTGTAACTCACCAGAGACACAGCTGCTGTGTAACTCACCAGAGACACAGCTGCTGTGTAACTCTCCAGAGAAACAGCTGCTGTGTAGTAACTCACCAGAGAAACAGCTGCTGTGCAGTAACTCACCAGAGAAACAGCTGCTGTGTAACCCACCAGAGAGACAGCTGCTGTGTAACTCACCAGAGAAATGTAAGCTGTGTAACCCACCAGAGAAATGTAAGCAGTGTAACCCACCAGAGAAACAGCTGCTGTGTAACCCACCAGAGAAACAGCTGCTGTGTAACCCACCAGAGAAACAGCTGCTGTGTAACTCTCCAGAGAAACAGCTGCTGTGTAACTCTCCAGAGAAACAGCTGCTGTGTAACCCACCAGAGAGACAGCTGCTGTGTAACCCACCAGAGAGACAGCTGCTGTGTAACCCACCAGAGAGACAGCTGCTGTGTAACCCACCAGAGAGACAGCTGCTGTGTAACCCACCAGAGAGACAGCTGCTGTGTAACCCACCAGAGAGACAGCTGCTGTGTAACCCACCAGAGAGACAGCTGCTGTGTAACTCTCCAGAGAAACAGCTGCTGTGTAACCCACCAGAGAAACAGCTGCTGTGTAACCCACCAGAGAGACAGCTGCTGTGTAACCCACCAGAGAGACAGCTGCTGTGTAACCCACCAGAGAGACAGCTGCTGTGTAACTCACTGAAGAAACAGCTGCTGTGTAACCCACCAGAGAGACAGCTGCTGTGTAACCCACCAGAGAGACAGCTGCTGTGTAACCCACCAGAGAGACAGCTGCTGTGTAACCCACCAGAGAGACAGCTGCTGTGTAACTCACCAGAGAAACAGCTGCTGTGTAACCCACCAGAGAAACAGCTGCTGTGTAACCCACCAGAGAGACAGCTGCTGTGTAACCCACCAGAGAGACAGCTGCTGTGTAACCCACCAGAGAGACAGCTGCTGTGTAACCCACCAGAGAGACAGCTGCTGTGTAACCCACCAGAGAGACAGCTGCTGTGTAACTCTCCAGAGAAACAGCTGCTGTGTAACCCACCAGAGAAACGGCTGCTGTGTAACCCACCGGAGAGACAGCTGCTGTGTAACCCACCAGAGAGACAGCTGCTGTGTAACCCACCAGAGAAACAGCTGCTGTGTAACCCACCAGAGAGACAGCTGCTGTGTAACCCACCAGAGAAACAGCTGCTGTGTAACCCACCAGAGAGACAGCTGCTGTGTAACCCACCAGAGAGACAGCTGCTGTGTAACCCACCAGAGAGACAGCTGCTGTGTAACTCACCAGAGAAACAGCTGCTGTGTAACCCACCAGAGAAACAGCTGCTGTGTAACCCACCAGAGAAACAGCTGCTGTGTAACCCACCAGAGAGACAGCTGCTGTGTAACCCACCAGAGAGACAGCTGCTGTGTAACCCACCAGAGAGACAGCTGCTGTGTAACCCACCAGAGAAACAGCTGCTGTGTAACCCACCAGAGAGACAGCTGCTGTGTAACCCACCAGAGAGACAGCTGCTGTGTAACCCACCAGAGAGACAGCTGCTGTGTAACCCACCAGAGAAACAGCTGCTGTGTAACCCACCAGAGAGACAGCTGCTGTGTAACCCACCAGAGAGACAGCTGCTGTGTAACCCACCAGAGAAACAGCTGCTGTGTAACCCACCAGAGAGACAGCTGCTGTGTAACTCTCCAGAGAAACAGCTGCTGTGTAACCCACCAGAGAAACAGCTGCTGTGTAACCCACCAGAGAAACAGCTGCTGTGTAACTCACTGAAGAAACAGCTGCTGTGTAACCCACCAGAGAGACAGCTGCTGTGTAACCCACCAGAGAGACAGCTGCTGTGTAACCCACCAGAGAGACAGCTGCTGTGTAACCCACCAGAGAGACAGCTGCTGTGTAACTCACTGAAGAAACAGCTGCTGTGTAACCCACCAGAGAGACAGCTGCTGTGTAACCCACCAGAGAAACAGCTGCTGTGTAACTCACTGAAGAAACAGCTGCTGTGTAACTCACTGAAGAAACAGCTGCTGTGTAACCCACTGAAGAAACAGCTGCTGTGTAACCCACCAGATAATCCTAAACTGTGTAACCCACCAGAGAAACGTCAGCTGTGTAACCCACCAGAGAAACGTCAGCTGTGTAACCCACCAGAGAAACGTCAGCTGTGTAACCCACCAGAGAAACGTCAGCTGTGTACCCCACAAGAGAAATATTAAAACTAAAACTAAACCACAACACCACCCACTGACCTCTTTCTGTGGGGACTTTACTAAAACTATAAATCACTGGTTAGGCTAAATTAAAAAAggattaaaaaatgtaaatttgGGAAAGAGGCCACAGTCTTTCCACATGAATCATCAAAACTAGAGCACAGGCAGCCATCTTGGAAACCCAGCGCTACATAGTGagtcaggaacagagaggagtcctctgtatactgtatgtggacAGATTTAACGGAATATACCTTTCCATCCACACCCCGAGAACATAGAGTGGAATGGTATTCTTAACAAGTGCTCTGGGAATGAGGTTTGGGAATGTTTGGCCAGAGCTGCTGCCACAGGCGTACCAACGTCCACACAGGGCGAAGCCATGGCTGTCTTGGTGTCAGAGGCATGGAACCAATCAAGGTTCAGAGGACAACAGGAAGTGAGAGGTCGAGCGCTGACTCTGGAATTCCTGTTTTTCAGCTTCTGCTTTACTCTTTGACTGAttcaccccctcttctccctttccttccctctgttccatcctccccctctccctcacacccctcctttctcctccccctctccctcacgcCCCTCTCTCTTCCGCTCTCGGTCATCCTGTTCCCTTCCACTTCCTATCTTACTATTCCGTTACTCTATTTCCATCTGTcgttactctcctcctctctactctaaaccttcccctctatctccctccaatCTCTGCCTTCCAATCcatccattccctctctccatccaatCCCTGCCCTCCAATCcatccattccctctctccctcattctctcatAGCACAGTGCTTCACTGCTGATCTTGTTTAGTAATTGGAAGTCAGAAAGAGAGACTGCATTTCCTAGTCTTGGGTCAGATGAAATATTaaatctctcctcttctccttcatctcctcctctagcTGGATGACACAGTAAGGAAAACCACGTCCTAGGGAGAAGGATGAGGTTCAACAACACTAGTCTTTAGGATAAATACTGCATTGTTAGGTGACTTAGTCAATCTAGGTGAGCAGGCTCAAGACTGGATGTTAAAAATAGTATTAGAACCATGAGTTGAATTCTCCTTTCAATATGGTAAGCTAACTCAACAAAGGCAACCATCTGAAGATAAAACCTTCACCGCCACTGGTTATAACCTAGTCCTTATAGACCTCAAATGACATTGAACAAGTGATTTTTCAGAAACACCTGTGATATGGCTAATAGAGTTATCTCACCAATACCCTGCCTTCTGCCCCCTGGTGCCCTCACCTCATTGGCTGAGTTCATTAGGTGCTTCCTGTTGAGCGTCATACTGAGTGTGTTGTTGTGGCTCATCATGGGTGTCTTAACAAACATAAAGTCACTGCGGCTGGAGGTGGTGGAGTAGCAGGGTCTGTAGGTCCGTGTTCCTGGGGGGTCTTGAGCCCCTCCCACCACCTCCATGTAACGGATGGGTCCGTCTGTGTTGAGCTGCAGGTGGAGGTCCTTGTGGGGCCTCTGATGGTAGGCCCTGCTGGGCCGGTAATGGCTGTAGCAGCAGCCTGTCCCTCCATGGTCGCTGCGGTGGCGGAGGCATCGGACCATGATGATGAAGAAGGTGAGGAAGGACATGGCCGAGACGCAGGCCAGTGAGATGATGAGGTACAGGGTGATGTCAGACATCCCAGTCTGCCGCATCCCCAACGTCTTCCGGTTGTCCATGGTGGCGTCACTGGcgcccttctcctccactgttaCCGTAATGGCCACAGTGGTGGAGAGAGTAGGTTCGCCGTTGTCCTGGACGACCACAGTGATGTCATAGGCGGAGCCACCCTCCTCCTCGGCTAGCTTGCGAGTGGTGCGGAGCTCGCCGGTGTGCGGGGTGATGAGGAACAGAGCAGCGTGAGGCCCGGGGGCGATGGAGTAGAACAACCAGGCGTTATGACCGCTATCGGGATCCACCCCAACCAGTTTATTAATGAGATGCCCTGGCCCAGCCGACAGCGGTACACTGAGCTGCAGCCCCGTATCCTGGGGGAAGGGGGGGTACACGATGAGGGGCGCATTGTCGTTAAGATCTACTACGAATACATGCACAGTGACGTTGGTGGTCCGAGGTGGCGCCCCGGCGTCTCGAGCCTGTACCTCAATGCGGAAGGCGCTGAGGGTTTCATGGTCCAGGGAGTGCATGCTATAGATGTGGCCAGTCTCTGGGTTGATGTAGACATAGGAGGAGATGTGTGAGCCCTGGACCATGCTGGGCAGGATGGAAAAGGAGACGCGGGCATTTTCCCCTATGTCCGGGTCAGAGGCCACCACCATGGCGATTGGGGTGCTGAGGGCGTTGTTCTCGGGGACGTCCACTGAGTAAGAGGCCTGGGAGAACGACGGAGCGTTGTCATTCACGTCTGACAGCTTGACCACGAAGGTCGTACATGACGACAGGGGAGGGGATCCAGCGTCGGTCGCCATGATGACCACAGTGTAATCAGCCATGGTCTCTCTGTCCAGGTTGCCGTCGGTGATGAGGTTGTAGTGCTCTCCAAAGGCGGAGTTGAGTTTGAAGGGCAGGTCAGACTGGACCTTTAATGTTACCTTGCCGTTCTTACCAGAGTCCAGGTCCCTTGCGCTGATGAGGGCGATAACTGTGCCCAGTGCTGCGTCCTCCTGGATAGGACTGGTCAGGGACGTCAACATCACCTCCGGAGAGTTATCATTCACGTCAGTGACTTCAACTTTGATGTTACAGGATGCTTCCATGGCGGGGGTTCCCCCATCCCTGGCCAGCACAGTGACGTAATACTCATTCGCTGTCTCGTAATCCACGTGACCATTCACACGGACCTCACCGGTTTTCGAATCCACGCTGAATAGCTTGAGCACCCGGTCCGGCGTGTATTTACTAAACAGGAAGGAGATCTCCCCGTTCTGAGCATAATCCGCATCGGTTGCGTTCAGTTTCGTTACTAAAGTGCCCTTTTCAACATTCTCCAACACGCTAACTTTTTTAATCGACATGTCAAAGACTGGCGCGTTGTCATTGACGTCCAGAATTGTAATGAGTAGAAGAGTGGAGCCAGACTTCTCTGGCTGTCCCCCGTCTAGGGCAGTAAGCAATAGGCGAAACGAGGCCTGCGTCTCCCTATCCAAAGCCTTCACTAAAACTAACTCCGGGAACTTATCCCCGTCACTTTTCGTTTCCACATTCAAAACAAAGCGGTCGTTGGATGCGAGGTGATACGTACGCAGAGAGTTGATACCCACATCTGGGTCGTGCGCACTCTCCAGTCGGAACCGGGTGCCCGGCGCGGCCGCCTCTGATATCTCCAAGGAAATATTATTAGTGGAAAACTGCGGCGCATTGTCATTCACATCCACAATATCCACAAGAACACGATGTATTGCTAAAG encodes:
- the LOC118372128 gene encoding protocadherin gamma-C5-like, coding for MESRQRKHCGGWPVLRLWFSLACLMGATAQLSYSVSEELSPGAVVGNIVKDLGLTVQMIIQRKLRVVSESNAQYFEVNQATGDFIIRQTIDREHMCELSETCSLHVEIVLEEPLAIHRVLVDIVDVNDNAPQFSTNNISLEISEAAAPGTRFRLESAHDPDVGINSLRTYHLASNDRFVLNVETKSDGDKFPELVLVKALDRETQASFRLLLTALDGGQPEKSGSTLLLITILDVNDNAPVFDMSIKKVSVLENVEKGTLVTKLNATDADYAQNGEISFLFSKYTPDRVLKLFSVDSKTGEVRVNGHVDYETANEYYVTVLARDGGTPAMEASCNIKVEVTDVNDNSPEVMLTSLTSPIQEDAALGTVIALISARDLDSGKNGKVTLKVQSDLPFKLNSAFGEHYNLITDGNLDRETMADYTVVIMATDAGSPPLSSCTTFVVKLSDVNDNAPSFSQASYSVDVPENNALSTPIAMVVASDPDIGENARVSFSILPSMVQGSHISSYVYINPETGHIYSMHSLDHETLSAFRIEVQARDAGAPPRTTNVTVHVFVVDLNDNAPLIVYPPFPQDTGLQLSVPLSAGPGHLINKLVGVDPDSGHNAWLFYSIAPGPHAALFLITPHTGELRTTRKLAEEEGGSAYDITVVVQDNGEPTLSTTVAITVTVEEKGASDATMDNRKTLGMRQTGMSDITLYLIISLACVSAMSFLTFFIIMVRCLRHRSDHGGTGCCYSHYRPSRAYHQRPHKDLHLQLNTDGPIRYMEVVGGAQDPPGTRTYRPCYSTTSSRSDFMFVKTPMMSHNNTLSMTLNRKHLMNSANEVRPPNADWRFTQGQRPGPSGAGGPPEMAMGTGPWPNPPTEAEQLQALMAAANVSEATATLGPGTMGLSTRYSPQFTLQHVPDYRQNVYIPGSTATLTSNPQQQQQQQQMLMQQQMAAQQQALQAQPSEASAQPEPPKAAQTPASKKKSTKKEKK